The Bos taurus isolate L1 Dominette 01449 registration number 42190680 breed Hereford chromosome 16, ARS-UCD2.0, whole genome shotgun sequence genome includes the window TTCTCCATGGAGGTGAGGGGCTCCAGGCTCTATGCTATGGACGTGATAAGAGACACATCCACAAGTGTGTGTGCCCAGGAAGGTGGTTGCCTCGGAGCCAGACTTCAGGGGTTCAAAACCCAGCTCTGCTATTGATTAGGTCTGTAACTTCGAGCAGGTTACTCAGCCTCTGCCTACCAGTCTCCTTATGTTAAAATGATCATGATGAAgatgaaatgaattaatatatgccACGTGCTCAGAACATTCCTGGTACACAGCAAGGGCTAGACAATTTGACTACTGTTCTTATGGCCCATATCCATGTGCCCAAATGTATGAAAAGCAGGCTTACAGAAGCACAGTGTCTACAGGAATCTCATGCTACAGATGGTGactctgaggcccagagagggcaagggACCTCCTGAGGTCACCCGGCACCACCTGGATGTTCACGTTTGCCTCTGAGCACAACTTTGAAGAAATCCCCACCCATGATTCAATCCTGCTAGGACTGTTCACAGGGAAAGCGAGACCCAGGATGGGAGATGCAGGCCCCACAAGCCCTGGCTACCTGGGAGCAAACTCGGACACCTTGTCTCATCCTGGCCCCTGTAGGACATCAGTAAGAGGCTCTCTCTGCCCATGGACATCCGCTTGCCCCAGGAATTCCTACAGAAGCTGCAGCTGGAGAGCCCAGACCTACCCAAACCGCTCACCCGAATGTCCCGCCGCGCCTCTCTGGTGAGTCCTAAGAGGGTCAGAGTTCAccagaatggccacccactcccgtGCATGGCCCGGGTTTAGCCTGTCCCAGTTGAGGCCTGCAGCGATTTCCAGGGAGGTTTCTGGGCCTCTGGCGCCACCTGCTGGCCAGGGAGGATTCCCACAGCGGATCCTCCTTTGTCAATCTCCATTCCctagaagcgacttagcagcagcagcagcagttgggtCCCACTAGTGATGAAGCCCACTCTGGGTTCCAGAGTCTTCACTGAGATGAGATCAGTAAGCCAGCTGGCACGTGTTTCTGAGCTTTGGCCTGTCAGATTTCCTTGGGGAATCTTATAAAACACAGATTCTGATCCCCCATCCATATGCCTACAGAATCAGACTCTGGGTGGTGGGGCCCGGGAATCCGTACTTTTAAGGGTTgtagtgcaaggagatccaacaatccatcctaaaggaggtcagtcctgggtgtttattggaaagactgatgttgaagctgaaactccaatactttggccacctgatgcaaaaaactgactcatttgaaaagaccctgatgctgggaaagattgggggcaggagaagaaggggacgacaaaggatgagatggttggatggcatcaccgactcaacagacacgggtttgggtggactctgggagttggtggtggacagggaagcctggagtgctgtggttcatggggtctcaaagagtcggacacaactgagcaactgaactgaactgaactggagtgcTGAGCGAGAGCAAGTGTGGGAGGCTGTAGGGAAGTGGGTTCTGAACTGGACACTCAAGGTGCGGTGTCAAAAAGGCACAGTTCCTGTCCTTGAGAGGCTTCTGAGCAGGATGGAGACAGGTGATGAGGGCGTGGGGCAATCCCAGGCCTGCACCCCGGGCTCTGGCCCCTGCACTGCCTTGGGAGAAAGAAACtcactcccagggacagagagaagAGGGGGAGAGAACGACTGGCACTGCCCTCCCCCTGCTCGCCCCCGACCCACAGGGTCTCGTTCCCTTCCCACCTGGAGCCCGGGGCAGGGCGATCGACCGTATGCGGGGGCCTTCAGGCTCACAGATGCTCTGTCTCTCTTTCAGTCAGATATCGGCTTTGGGAAACTGGAAACATACGTGAAACTGGACAAACTGGGGGAGGTAAGAGGCCAGGTTGCCAGGCAGGATGgcgaggaggagaaaggggtctccccagcctcccctggtCTGCACTCACACGCCCCTGCCCACAGCTCCTGCCATCCACACTCTTGGCCATGCAGTCTTGCCCAGCCTTTGGCAGGTATTAAGGTGGGCCCAGGTCCTGGAGGAGGCCCTGAGGCCCTGAGGATGGAGTGGCTGATGGACTCTGGGGCAGAATGCAGTCTTTTTATTCTGCAAGTATTTCATGCCTAGGATCACGTCCCAGCTCCACTGTTGGctagctgtgtggcctggggTGAGCTCTGGAGTGATCTCCCCCTGTGCCTTGATTTCCCCCTCTGTTAGTGGAGGTGGTAACTCTTCTACCTCATAGGGCACTGTGTCCCTAGAATAAGCTTTTGTGCTGTGTATTTACTGGCTATTTCTGTTATCACTGCACTGGCCTTTGTGTTCCAGGCTGGGGGTGGGCAATGGTTTACAGAGAGGAGGAGGGTGTAGCCCTGTCCTTCTAGGAAGCCAGAGGAGACCTGCATGTAAGCATCGACAGAATATAAGGAAGAACAAAGCTAATGCTATAGTAGAGGGGCACCTCGCCTGCTGGCAGCTTACAGGAGAGACATTCCTTCTGACGGGGGAGGAGTTAAGGACAGCTTCACAGAGAAGCAGGCTTTGGAGGAATGGGAACTTCAGTGAAGGGTACGGGGTGGGGAGGGTAGGCAGggcgtgcatgccaagtcacttcagtcatgtccgcctctttgagaccccttggactgtagcccaccaggctcctctgtccgtgggatttcccaggcaggaatactggagtgggttgccatttcctcctccagttggCAGGGCAGTCTGGCCCACGTCACAGCCCgggcagaggcacagagaggaggGCGCTGGACAGAGGAGAGCTGGCCCTGAGTGCGGTTCTTGCTCCCAGGGAACCTATGCCACAGTCTTCAAGGGGCGCAGCAAACTGACAGAGAACCTCGTGGCCCTGAAGGAGATCCGGCTGGAGCACGAGGAGGGGGCGCCCTGCACTGCCATCCGCGAGGGTGCGCACCCCAGGGTCCTGCAGGCTTGGGGCTCCGGGGGGGTCCTGAGCCTGGGGGCAGCTAGGGGCCAGGAGACACGGCTGGGGTGGGGACCCCCGAGGCTGATCCCAGGAAGAGGGGTGAGGGGCACGTGGGGCTCAGGCACGCCTGTCGCCCGTAGTGTCTCTCCTGCGGAACCTGAAACACGCCAACATCGTGACCCTGCATGACCTCGTGCACACGGAGCGCTCCCTCACCCTGGTGTTTGAGTACCTGGTGAGTGGGCgtggggccggggcgggggtgggggcggcccGGGCCTCGTTCTCAGAGGCTCCCAGCAGGAATGGCCAAGGGCTCAGGCTTAGGGGTGGCTCGGAGCCGGGGCCTGTCCCACTCCTGGGCTGGGCCCCACCTCCGGGAGCGCTTCTGGCCAGGGTTCGGGTCAGGCTGGGGCTGAGCCAGGCCCCGTGTTCCAGGACCGTGACCTGAAGCAGTATCTGGACCACTGTGGAAACCTCATGAGCATGCACAACGTCAAGGTGAGAGCCTGCTTGTCACGGACCGCCCCCCCAGGGCTGGTGTAACCCTCCCTGCTTCCAGCACATCTGTCCAtggaccgccccccaccccagggctggtGTAACCCTCCCCGCTTCCAGCACATCTGTCCATGGACCACCCCCCAGGGCTGGTGTAACCCTCCCCACTTccagctcatctgtccatgggccGCCCCCCCAGGGCTGGTGTAACGCTCCCACTTCCAGCACGTCTGTCACTAGAGAGCACCAGTTACCTGCCAGGGTGAAGAGGAGCTTCCGGGGAAGCTCACAGGAGTGAATGGCCCCTTCTGTGTATGCGCACCGGGCAGGTTCCCCGGCCCACAGTGGCCCCTCTCAGCTCCCCACTGGAGCGCTCTCCTGCCCACCCTGCTGCCTCCTCTGCGTGCCCTGTGCCCTCCCCTCTGGGTGGGGCCCAGGACGGGGCATCCACGTGGGCAGGAGAACCAGGTAGCCTCCAGTAGCTCCCCTCCACCTGGTCGTGTCCCCCACCCCGTCCCAGCCCCAAGGCAGGGGTGCAGGCTCCCTTCTTCCCCAGCCACGGGGCGTGCTCCCACCTCAGGctgccccttcccttctctctctgcagATTTTCATGTTCCAGCTGCTCCGGGGCCTCGCCTACTGCCACCGCCGCAAGATCCTGCACCGGGACCTGAAGCCCCAGAACCTGCTCATCAACGAGAGAGGGGAGCTGAAGCTGGCCGATTTTGGTGAGGGCCAGAGCCTGCGGGGCTGGGAGGACCCCACAGTCTCTCCGGGATGCGGGCGCCGTGGAGCGGGGAGGTGCAGTGACGGTTTGCTCCTAGGACTGGCCCGGGCCAAGTCAGTGCCCACGAAGACCTACTCCAATGAGGTGGTGACCCTGTGGTACAGGCCCCCCGACGTGCTGCTGGGGTCCACGGAGTACTCCACCCCCCTTGACATGTGGTAAGCGAGCCTGTGGGACCTCCCGACTCGCCTCTGTTGCCCCATGGGCTTCTTCAAAGGACTGTCTAACCTCCTTTGAATAAAAGCTACGTGGCATCCTACTGAACTGGATGTCAGAGAACTAAGTCAGAGCTACATCGGGGTTTCCCTGGTTCTCAACAGACTGTGCTGGGCTGTGCTTCTGAAATACCCCCCAGGAGCACGCAGAGGGTACAGGAGAGCCCCCACAGTGCATATGATGAATCTTCCCCAAGCATCAGTTCTGCTGAAAAATTTAGAAGGGATGcattatttttgtattaaaattaaCACACACAGGATTCAGTGTAGAATGAAAAGTTGGCCCAGGTTTCCAGGCAAAACACAGGTCTCCGATGAATGGCCTCTGCGGTATGCAGGGGTTTCCTTGGAGAGTGGATCTGTGGGCTTCTTTCTGCCCAATGGACAAACTTTGAGATAGTGCAGCTTGAAGAGCTGCCACGGGGTGCTGGCTATGTAGACGCCAACCCTACAGAGTAAAAGGGGGAGAGCTCAAAGCGTCCTGGAGCCCAGAAGCTCCCCAGACGGAGACTGCAGTGGGGGGCCGTGCTGTGCTAGAAGCCTCGGCAGCCTTGGGCACCCCACCCCTGTGCCGCGGAGCGTGGTGGAGCAGCGCCAGGAGTGCGGGGGCAAGGAGGCCCAGGCTGACGTCGGCCCTGCCCATCGCTCCCTGCAGGGGTGTGGGCTGCATCCAGTACGAGATGGCCACAGGGAGGCCGCTCTTCCCAGGCTCCACGGTCAAGGAGGAGCTGCACCTCATCTTCCGACTCCTCGGTCAGTCTCCTGCCGCTCCCTCCATCTCACCTCGAGGGGGCGCCAGCACCCCGTCCAGCACGGACACTTCCTGGGACCGGGGCGATCCTCCAGGGCTGGGGTCCCGGTGGTCGCGGCCACTCtctgcccccacctcctcccttaccacaccccccgcccccaacatCGCCCTCGGCCCTGGCCTCTCACCCTCCCAACCCCTTCTCATCTCCCCAGGGACCCCCACGGAAGAGACGTGGCCCGGTGTGATGGCCCTGACCGAGTTCCGAGCCTACAACTTCCCCCGGTACCTCCCCCAGCCGCTCCTCAGCCACGTTCCCAGGTAGCCCCTCCTCCCCGCTCCTGTCCGCTGTGGTCCTCACGGTCCCTCGGGGAAGCGGCCTGGGGGCTCGCCGCGCCCCCGCAGGCCTGCGCTAGCTCCTTCCTCCCGCAGGTTGGACCCTGACGGCATCAACCTCTTGAGCAGCCTCCTCCTGGTGAGTGTGCTCCCTGCCGGCCGGGACCCAGCAGGCAGGGAGCTGAAGCCTCAGGACGTCACCCTGGCCCCCAGTCCCAGCCCCGGCCCGACTTGGGGCTCCCTGggaccccccgccccccggcaCGGGAGGAGCGCTGGCCTCCCCAGACTTCAGAGCAGGCATGCTCCAAACGGAAACCCCAGTTCAAACACTAGCTGCGTAGCCCGTGGGCAGGTTACAGAACTTAGCTGTGCCTGGCTTGGCTCAATTGCACAGTAGAGTGAATCACTCACACCTTGTAAGATGGTTGTGAGGGTAAAGTGAGGTTGCTGAAGACACTTAAAACGGTGCCTGTCTTGCTTAAGCGCCCGGTAAGGGTGGTTCTTAATATTACTTGTTAGTATTACTGGTATTCAAGTTATAATTGTGTATGCTTTCGCATCTGTATTTCCATCCCCAGAGGAGATCAGTCTCTTTATGTCCCGTGTCTGGTTTTCTCCTGGTGGCTGGGGACCTGGGACCCTGAGCTCTGGGCCAGTCTTGAGCTGGGATAGCAgctaggtggagaaggcaatggcagcccactccagtactcttgcctggagaatcccagggatggaggagcctggtaggctgccgtctatggggtcgcactgagtcagacacgactgaatcgacttagcagcagcagcagctaggtgaCCCCAGGGGTTGCTCAGGTCAGCCTGGCCCTCCCATCTGGGCCAGGGGACTAAGTGTAGGGGTCATATTGCCAGCGGGGTTCCTGCAGCCGCCGCCCTCTGCCTTTCAGTATGAATCCAAGAGCCGCGTGTCAGCAGAGGCGGCCCTGAGGCACCCCTACTTCCGGTCTCTGGGGGAGCGCGTGCACCAGCTGGAAGACAGTGAGTGCGAGGGGGACGCTGGGGGGGCCTCCCTGGACCCGGGAGCGGGGCAGCGGGTCTGGGCGAGGAGGGCGAGATCCCAGAGCCCAGGGCCCGGGTCTGGCTGAGCAGCTTGGTTCCCTGTCCCCGGGTTTTCCTTCATAACAAGGGGAGCAAGCCCGGTCATCCTGGGGCTGCCAGCCCTGACTGAAGGGGTGCCCCCGGCTCCCCGTGCATGGTGGGCGAGAGGCCGCAGATGGCAGGAGCGGAGCCGGTTCACTGAGCTGTCTCCCGGCCTGTGCCCTCTCTGCCCGCagctgcctccctcttctccctgaAGGAGATCCAGCTCCAGAAGGACCCCGGCTACCGGGGCCTGGCCTTCCAGCAGCCAGGTAGGGGCCTGTCCTCCCCACCACCCGCCCCGACTAGAGGAGGCCAGGGTGGGCAGCGCTTGCCTTCCCGAGGAACAGAGATAGGGCCGGGAGATGGGGGCTCCTCCCCGACCCAGGCCTCTCTTCCGGGGGCCTgcagggagcagggcagggccGGTTTCCCTATCTGCTGCCCAGGCTTCCTCCCTGTGTCTTCCTCCTCAACCCACACCCCAGACAGAACGCCGCATCTGAGAGTAGCCCCATGAAGGTGCACCCGTTTCCTGGTGCCTTCTGTCGGCAAATTCTGAGCTCCGGGTGTAGCCTCTATCCTGGGAGAATTGTACTTATTTCCAGACTAGCTGATGGCCTCAGACATGCTAAGTGCTTTCAACATAGCATCttatttaatcttaaaattttCCTTGAAGTCGATACCATTAGTTAGTGCTCCCCATTTCTCAGGCAAGGAGACTGAGGCTCTGGGAGGCTGAGTTGCAATTTCACACAGTGAGTGAGTAGAAGGGATGGGATTAGAGCTCAGGACTGACCAGCTCCTGAGCGCATGCTCTTGCTGGCTCTGGCAGAGCAGTCCGCCCCTGCTCATCTCAGGCGACCTTGGCCCCCGCCTCCTCCTTGCAGCCCCACatctttccttccattttccaGGGCGAGGGAAGAACCGGCGGCAGAGCATCTTCTGAGTTGCGCCCGCCCTGCTGTGGCCCAGGGGCGAGAGGTCACACCGTGCACAGCTGCAGCGGGATGGAGCCCACGCGGCCTCGGAGGACAGATGCGTGAGGGCTAGTGGCCGGCCCGGGAGACCTCGGGCAGCCCTGCTGGCCGTGGCTGcttcctctccctgcttcccATGTGCCTCCCCAGTGCCCTTGTCCCAGACACCAACCCCTCCACTGCCTGCCCTGGGGCCAGGCATGAGCTGCTTCCCTTGGAAGAGGTGGTGGGCAGAGAGCGACCTCAGGCACTTTCCCACCCTGAAGCCCTCGGGCACCTGCAGGGAACCCACAGGGACTGGAGAGTCCAGAGGCTGAGCTGAGCACTGTGCCTTGGACATGGGCACCACTGTGCCCCCCGACCTCCCGGggacctgcctgcctgcctgcctcatcAGTTTGGTTGAGACCCTTTCAGGCCCCTGGGAGCCCGCACAtctttcccctgtttcccctCCGAGAGCAGGAAGTGACATGGCACCTTGTCTGGGACCCTGGAACCCTGGGTGCCAACGTTTGTGCCGAATCCCCTCCCACCTGAGGGGCCGGCTGTCCCCAGAGCGACAGAGCCGCACCCCCTCTCCCATTGCCCCTGACTTGTCCCCACGGCCTGCTCCTTGCCAGGGACCCTGTGTGCTGCTGGTGGCCCAGCCAGTCCCGTGGGGCCCTGGCCCCCTGGCCACGCTCTTGCATCTCGGTGGAGCCCGCCCTCCCCCCCCAGTCTGAGCGGGATCGCCTAAAACTGCAGGCAGTAGAGCACGCACTGCCCTGGGAGCTCTGCCTCCCGCTTCTACCAGTCTGGCTCTCCCGAGAGCTCTTCCTGCTAATCATCCCCGAGTGCTGGTGGGCCCGCCCTGGACCAGCATCCTACGGGCAGCACCCAGGTGTGCAGGCTCACCCTGAGCCTGGTGCCAGGCCGGCCCCAGCTCCATGGTGTTGGCACAGCCTCCCTCTTCTGCTCCTCCCCAGTGCCCGTGGCTCTGTCCTTGCTCCGGCCTGTCTGGAGCCTCCCCATGCCCAGAGGAGGCCAGGCCCACAGTCTGAGGTGCAGGAAGGTGGGGCGGGATGGGGTCGGCTCTTACCCTGAGCCCCAGGGGACTGGGAGTGTGTGGGGCTGTGGCCCCCGAGAAGGTGCCTCCACCCCAGCTATGGAGCATGCCTCTTGTATTCCCAAAGTCTCAACACTGGGCTGGGTCTTAGATGTCAAGGCCAAAGGGAGGCcaggccccctgcccacccccttccGCCTGAGGAGCGGCCGTGGAGGGTCTTGGCTTAT containing:
- the CDK18 gene encoding cyclin-dependent kinase 18 isoform X1, coding for MSKMKNFKRRFSLSVPRTETIEESLAEFTEQFNQLHNRRNEDLQLGPLGGDPQPESSTFSPTDSGKDLGQLSPGVQYRRQNQRRFSMEDISKRLSLPMDIRLPQEFLQKLQLESPDLPKPLTRMSRRASLSDIGFGKLETYVKLDKLGEGTYATVFKGRSKLTENLVALKEIRLEHEEGAPCTAIREVSLLRNLKHANIVTLHDLVHTERSLTLVFEYLDRDLKQYLDHCGNLMSMHNVKIFMFQLLRGLAYCHRRKILHRDLKPQNLLINERGELKLADFGLARAKSVPTKTYSNEVVTLWYRPPDVLLGSTEYSTPLDMWGVGCIQYEMATGRPLFPGSTVKEELHLIFRLLGTPTEETWPGVMALTEFRAYNFPRYLPQPLLSHVPRLDPDGINLLSSLLLYESKSRVSAEAALRHPYFRSLGERVHQLEDTASLFSLKEIQLQKDPGYRGLAFQQPGRGKNRRQSIF